Proteins co-encoded in one Gopherus evgoodei ecotype Sinaloan lineage chromosome 4, rGopEvg1_v1.p, whole genome shotgun sequence genomic window:
- the BET1L gene encoding BET1-like protein: MADWGRGQSPNAVDDMLDMENKRMADNLATKVTRLKSLALDIDKDAEDQNRYLDGTDSDFMSVTGLLTGSVKRFSTMTRSGRDNRKLLCYVSAGLVVVFFILYYLVSKART, from the exons ATGGCGGACTGGGGTCGAG GTCAGAGTCCAAATGCTGTGGACGATATGCTAGATATGGAGAATAAGCGCATGGCGGACAATCTAGCTACCAAGGTCACCAGGCTGAAATCG CTGGCACTGGATATTGACAAAGATGCTGAGGATCAAAACCGCTATCTGGATGGCACG GACTCAGATTTCATGAGTGTGACAGGCCTGCTGACGGGGAGTGTGAAGCGTTTTTCCACCATGACACGCTCGGGAAGGGATAATCGCAAACTGCTTTGTTATGTTTCTGCTGGACTGGTGGTTGTATTTTTCATCCTCTATTATCTGGTCTCAAAAGCACGGACTTGA